A window of Lacibacter sediminis contains these coding sequences:
- a CDS encoding DUF5990 family protein — protein METEINLQIVLTQPPPNVLFGLQKGSGNIYETVQKQKSASQDLLFTFSIKIKGDKGEDVSPKFSGPFVQGPAGGKFVYIDIGTYAGQTDTHWSRRLKVPLTGITWELIDQLIADPALMLQAKVPGTGKDGGPNCATVKPFEGWQIKR, from the coding sequence ATGGAAACAGAAATCAATCTTCAAATCGTTCTTACACAACCGCCACCGAATGTATTGTTTGGATTGCAGAAAGGATCGGGTAATATTTATGAAACGGTGCAAAAGCAGAAGTCAGCTTCGCAAGACCTGTTATTTACATTTTCTATAAAGATCAAAGGCGATAAAGGAGAAGATGTGTCTCCAAAATTTTCCGGTCCGTTTGTGCAGGGCCCTGCAGGTGGAAAATTCGTTTATATTGATATTGGAACCTACGCAGGGCAAACGGATACGCATTGGTCAAGAAGGCTAAAAGTTCCATTAACAGGCATTACGTGGGAACTGATCGACCAATTAATTGCCGACCCAGCACTGATGCTACAAGCAAAGGTTCCCGGAACGGGCAAAGATGGCGGGCCTAATTGTGCAACCGTAAAACCATTTGAAGGCTGGCAGATCAAAAGGTGA
- a CDS encoding RNA polymerase sigma factor — translation MNDKAKPLYEDEYCLLKIREGDEHFFNLLFGKYRNQLFAYLYRVTKSKEVAEEIVLDVFLKLWHGREAITGIQNFEAFLYKVAHNKAIDFFRAAKRSLALQQALWEAMAEAPADDNADSRLLLKNTDALIKEAINQLSPQRKKVFELRHYEDLSYAEIAATLNLSSNTVRNHLAASLQFIREYLEKNNALVLLLAIYFEKK, via the coding sequence ATGAACGATAAAGCCAAGCCATTATATGAAGACGAATACTGCCTTTTAAAAATCAGGGAGGGTGATGAGCATTTTTTTAACCTGCTTTTCGGGAAGTACCGGAATCAGTTATTTGCATATTTATACAGAGTAACCAAATCAAAAGAAGTAGCAGAGGAAATAGTACTCGATGTTTTTTTAAAACTCTGGCATGGAAGGGAAGCGATCACCGGAATACAAAACTTCGAAGCTTTTTTATACAAGGTAGCTCATAATAAAGCCATTGATTTTTTCCGGGCGGCCAAACGCAGCCTGGCCCTGCAGCAGGCCTTATGGGAAGCAATGGCTGAAGCTCCCGCCGACGATAATGCCGATAGCCGGTTACTGTTGAAAAACACAGATGCCTTAATAAAGGAAGCAATCAATCAATTATCTCCCCAACGGAAAAAAGTGTTTGAGCTCCGACATTACGAAGATCTGAGCTATGCTGAAATAGCCGCAACTCTCAATTTATCGTCCAATACGGTGCGCAATCACTTGGCTGCATCCCTGCAGTTTATCCGGGAATACCTGGAAAAAAACAACGCACTGGTTCTGCTGCTTGCCATTTATTTTGAAAAAAAGTAG
- a CDS encoding RagB/SusD family nutrient uptake outer membrane protein, which yields MRNIIIAFIITGLVGCTKVLDIQPLDMIAETAVFKDKNLIEANLLSLYDRTKFQELGNQENFRMGLLAGPGGECRAFGDWQDPYIASIKIYDNTGSGLLDYWAYTAIRQINEFINGVNGSSFEQSYKDQKISEARFLRGFIYHQMVKRFGGVPIITKVQSLSDPQSELYPVRNKEAEVYDFIGKEMDEIAALLPASYPGNDYGRPTKFAALALKSRAMLYAGSIARFGTVALDGVVGIPASEADKYFTAAMDASKAIMDNPAFSLYNKVSTDPVKNFTQLFTDENNNPEVIFGVKWDATLNKGHSWDALCTPAGFTSGWNSNFNVFLEFMDLFDYQDGRSGVMNRTLLTNTRLHDIDSLFGKRDPRFRASTFYPECIWQGKKVFFHSATRYRNASGQVVTNTSETFLIPNSVSAQFPDGFYAKAPNRNTQKTGVHVRKRCDEALTPAASGQSSTDFIVFRLGEILLNYAEAAFYLNKNTEALTAINRIRTRAAMPLRTALTEANIRQERQVELAFEEHRYWDLRRWRIAEQELNGKRLQGLNYVYDFDAKKYIITLKNAEGTARVFQPRHYYLPLGIDRIADNPSLVENPLYN from the coding sequence ATGAGAAATATAATCATTGCTTTCATTATAACAGGACTGGTAGGTTGTACCAAAGTATTAGATATACAACCGCTCGACATGATTGCTGAAACAGCGGTTTTTAAAGATAAAAATCTGATAGAAGCAAACCTGCTTAGTTTATACGACCGTACTAAATTCCAGGAACTGGGTAACCAGGAAAATTTCAGAATGGGTTTATTAGCAGGACCGGGTGGCGAATGCAGGGCTTTCGGCGATTGGCAGGATCCTTACATTGCTTCGATTAAAATTTACGATAACACAGGTTCAGGTTTACTCGATTACTGGGCTTACACCGCCATCAGGCAAATCAATGAATTTATCAACGGTGTGAATGGCTCATCATTTGAGCAATCGTATAAAGATCAGAAAATAAGTGAAGCCCGCTTTCTGCGTGGGTTTATCTATCATCAAATGGTGAAACGTTTTGGTGGTGTGCCCATTATTACAAAAGTTCAAAGTTTATCTGACCCCCAATCAGAATTATATCCCGTTCGAAACAAAGAAGCAGAGGTGTATGATTTCATTGGTAAAGAAATGGACGAGATAGCGGCATTGTTACCGGCTTCGTATCCGGGTAACGATTATGGCAGACCCACAAAATTTGCTGCACTTGCATTAAAGAGCAGGGCGATGCTTTATGCAGGCAGTATTGCAAGATTTGGTACAGTAGCACTGGATGGAGTAGTAGGTATTCCCGCCAGCGAAGCAGATAAATATTTTACTGCTGCGATGGATGCGTCAAAAGCAATTATGGATAATCCTGCATTTAGTTTGTATAACAAGGTGTCTACTGATCCGGTTAAAAATTTCACGCAGTTGTTTACAGATGAAAACAATAATCCGGAAGTGATCTTTGGCGTTAAATGGGATGCAACACTCAACAAAGGACATTCCTGGGATGCATTGTGTACACCCGCTGGTTTTACATCGGGTTGGAACTCGAACTTTAATGTGTTCCTTGAATTTATGGATCTGTTCGATTACCAGGACGGAAGATCTGGCGTGATGAACCGCACATTGCTTACAAATACAAGGTTGCATGATATCGATTCATTGTTTGGAAAGCGTGATCCCCGTTTCAGGGCATCAACTTTTTATCCTGAATGTATCTGGCAAGGCAAGAAAGTGTTTTTCCATTCTGCTACCCGATACAGAAATGCAAGTGGCCAGGTGGTTACAAATACCAGTGAAACATTCCTTATTCCGAATTCTGTATCAGCACAATTCCCCGATGGTTTTTATGCGAAAGCACCCAACCGCAATACGCAAAAAACAGGTGTGCATGTACGTAAGCGTTGCGATGAAGCACTTACGCCTGCAGCAAGCGGACAATCAAGCACCGATTTTATTGTATTCAGATTGGGTGAAATTTTGCTCAACTATGCAGAAGCAGCTTTTTATCTGAATAAAAATACCGAAGCGCTTACTGCTATAAACCGGATCAGAACAAGAGCTGCCATGCCACTTCGCACAGCCTTAACCGAAGCCAACATCCGTCAGGAAAGACAAGTGGAACTGGCTTTTGAAGAGCATAGATATTGGGATTTACGCAGATGGCGCATTGCAGAACAGGAGTTGAACGGAAAGCGTTTACAAGGCTTGAACTATGTGTATGATTTTGATGCAAAAAAATATATCATCACGTTAAAAAATGCAGAAGGTACTGCAAGGGTATTTCAACCACGTCATTACTACTTACCATTGGGTATCGACAGAATTGCCGACAATCCAAGTTTGGTTGAAAATCCGTTATACAATTAA
- a CDS encoding sulfatase family protein: MQNQKKKNSSRKAILIAVFSIAVTLAFGFDREQDTKPPKPMNVIFILTDDHRFDFMGFTGKVPWLETPAMDQLAKQGVWVRNATVTTALCSPSRASILTGQYAHTHKVVDNFSPLPDNLNFFPEYLQKAGYRTAFFGKWHMGHAGDDPQKGFNHWESFRGQGVYYNPLLNINGQRVQYKDSTYITDLLTEHATTWMSQQPKNKPFFMYVSHKGVHDEFMPAPRHRNKYHGKPINYPSTINLTATEKSKLHGDVCKSPIAAMVKNDTNYNVKDIPQWVWAQRNSWHGVDFMYDGRVQFDDFYYRYCETLLAIDESIASIRKSVEELGIAENTMIIYMGDNGFLMGEHGLIDKRNMYEESQKVPLLVYAPGMSHNGKPLEQIIQGIDIAPTVLEVAGITKPANIQGQSFLPLLQDKQVNWRNKAFYEYYWEFSYPQTPTTLGVREGAHKFIFYPGLWDVSEFYDLSTDPEEKKNLYRHPAWQPEIARMRNELWKWLQETGGLQIPLKPITEKRGDYGTKGLY, from the coding sequence ATGCAAAATCAGAAGAAGAAAAACAGTAGCCGCAAAGCAATATTAATTGCTGTGTTTTCCATTGCAGTTACACTTGCGTTCGGGTTTGATCGTGAGCAGGACACGAAGCCGCCAAAGCCCATGAATGTTATTTTCATTTTAACCGATGATCATCGGTTCGATTTTATGGGTTTCACCGGAAAAGTTCCCTGGCTCGAAACACCGGCGATGGATCAGTTAGCAAAGCAGGGCGTGTGGGTACGTAACGCAACAGTAACTACTGCACTTTGTTCTCCATCACGTGCATCCATTCTTACAGGGCAGTATGCACACACGCATAAAGTGGTTGATAATTTTTCGCCACTGCCTGATAATTTAAATTTCTTTCCGGAGTATTTACAGAAGGCAGGATACCGCACTGCATTCTTCGGCAAATGGCATATGGGGCATGCTGGTGATGATCCGCAAAAAGGATTCAATCATTGGGAAAGTTTCAGAGGGCAGGGTGTGTATTACAATCCGTTGCTCAACATCAATGGTCAGCGGGTACAATACAAAGACAGTACATACATTACTGATCTGTTAACCGAACATGCAACTACATGGATGAGTCAGCAACCGAAGAATAAACCATTCTTCATGTATGTATCGCATAAAGGAGTGCATGATGAATTTATGCCTGCACCACGTCATCGTAATAAGTACCATGGGAAGCCCATCAATTATCCTTCTACCATCAACTTAACAGCAACAGAAAAGAGTAAGCTGCATGGTGATGTTTGCAAAAGTCCGATTGCTGCGATGGTAAAAAACGATACGAATTACAACGTAAAAGATATTCCGCAATGGGTGTGGGCACAGCGTAACAGCTGGCATGGTGTAGATTTTATGTACGATGGCCGTGTGCAGTTCGATGATTTTTATTACCGCTATTGCGAAACATTATTGGCGATTGATGAAAGTATTGCCAGCATTAGAAAATCAGTGGAAGAGTTAGGTATTGCTGAGAATACGATGATCATTTACATGGGCGACAATGGTTTCTTAATGGGTGAACATGGCCTCATCGACAAACGCAATATGTACGAAGAAAGCCAGAAAGTTCCGTTGCTGGTGTATGCACCCGGCATGTCGCACAATGGTAAGCCACTTGAACAGATCATCCAGGGAATTGATATTGCACCAACTGTACTTGAAGTGGCAGGCATTACCAAACCTGCAAATATTCAGGGACAATCGTTCTTGCCATTGCTGCAGGATAAACAAGTAAACTGGCGCAACAAAGCATTTTATGAATACTACTGGGAGTTCTCGTATCCGCAAACTCCAACAACGTTAGGTGTAAGAGAAGGTGCACATAAATTTATATTCTATCCCGGTCTTTGGGATGTATCCGAGTTTTATGATTTGAGTACCGATCCCGAAGAAAAGAAAAATCTGTATCGTCATCCGGCATGGCAACCTGAAATTGCACGCATGCGCAACGAACTATGGAAGTGGCTACAGGAAACCGGTGGATTACAAATTCCGTTAAAGCCCATCACTGAAAAGAGAGGAGATTATGGCACGAAGGGATTGTATTAA
- a CDS encoding dihydrofolate reductase family protein produces MRKIIVNVAVTLDGFIEGPNGEIDWINNDAAAEMGEGTPFDQFLAGVDAVFYGRISYDLWGQFQPGNNASAAEKSLWQSVHSKTKYVFSNNKKEDGKAIFINSPITERVKEIKQEPGKNIWLYGGGSLITSFMNEDLVDAYQLAVYPVILGEGKPLFSNINKHSNLILKEINSSKSGVVFMNYERV; encoded by the coding sequence ATGCGGAAAATAATTGTAAACGTTGCTGTAACACTTGATGGTTTTATTGAAGGACCAAACGGAGAAATTGACTGGATCAACAATGATGCCGCTGCTGAAATGGGAGAAGGCACTCCTTTCGATCAATTTCTTGCGGGTGTTGATGCTGTTTTTTATGGCAGGATAAGTTATGATCTGTGGGGACAGTTTCAACCGGGCAATAATGCATCTGCAGCAGAAAAAAGTCTTTGGCAAAGTGTACACAGCAAAACGAAATATGTTTTTTCAAACAACAAGAAAGAAGATGGAAAAGCAATATTCATCAACTCACCAATAACTGAGCGTGTAAAAGAAATTAAACAGGAGCCGGGGAAGAATATCTGGCTGTATGGCGGCGGCAGTCTGATTACCAGTTTTATGAATGAAGATCTTGTTGATGCTTACCAGCTTGCAGTTTATCCTGTTATTTTAGGTGAAGGAAAGCCTCTTTTTTCGAATATCAACAAGCACAGCAACCTTATCCTAAAAGAAATCAACAGTTCAAAATCGGGCGTGGTTTTTATGAACTATGAACGGGTTTAA
- a CDS encoding glucose 1-dehydrogenase — protein MKKLTGKTALITGAGSGMGKAIALLFAFEDCKVVATDINSERLQLLHQEITGQGGDVTTLLCNMALEEDIERMVNTAVTTYGTLDILVNNAGIMDHFAPVAELENSMWEKVMNINVTGPMKAMRSAVKIFLAKGSGCIINIASIGGLQGARAGAAYTASKHALIGLTKNTGYLYAKAGIRCNAIAPGAINTNIGDTIDMRKITPLINDRIMSGMVLNAKTGEPIDIANAALFLATDDAGFINGAVITVDGGWTAY, from the coding sequence ATGAAAAAGTTAACAGGCAAAACAGCACTGATCACCGGGGCAGGTTCAGGAATGGGCAAAGCCATTGCCCTTTTATTTGCATTTGAAGATTGCAAAGTAGTAGCGACAGACATTAACTCCGAACGTTTACAATTACTTCACCAGGAAATTACCGGCCAAGGTGGCGATGTTACAACGCTGCTATGCAATATGGCGTTGGAAGAAGATATCGAACGCATGGTCAATACTGCTGTTACAACTTATGGAACGTTAGACATCTTAGTGAATAATGCCGGCATCATGGATCATTTTGCACCTGTTGCTGAACTTGAAAACAGCATGTGGGAGAAAGTGATGAACATCAATGTTACCGGCCCAATGAAAGCCATGCGTAGTGCAGTAAAAATTTTTCTTGCAAAAGGCAGTGGCTGTATCATCAATATTGCATCTATTGGCGGGTTACAAGGTGCAAGAGCGGGAGCTGCTTACACAGCCAGCAAACATGCATTGATCGGCCTTACAAAAAACACAGGTTACCTGTATGCAAAAGCAGGGATTCGATGCAATGCCATTGCTCCGGGCGCCATCAATACAAATATTGGCGATACAATTGACATGCGTAAGATCACGCCCCTGATCAATGACCGTATCATGAGTGGCATGGTCCTGAATGCCAAAACCGGCGAACCAATTGATATTGCAAACGCCGCCTTATTCCTGGCAACTGACGATGCCGGTTTTATTAACGGTGCTGTGATTACCGTTGATGGCGGATGGACCGCTTATTAG
- a CDS encoding FecR family protein, translating into MTDNKENLSDLIHKYLDNRLTSAEYAELWRLLNEQPDETQLNEELKQLWLSVKTDAPLIAAADWDQKIQEAKQKLSATFETDEQPVIGRFARFRWVAAAAILLLILSSVFLLTNQKEKNTTVAKNTQPQLHQDHLPGGDRAVLTLADGSSIVLDSAGNGMLAQQGTTEIIKKEDGQLLYNSQDNATEEIAYNLLQTPRGGQYKITLPDGSKVWLNAASSLKYPVVFSGKERRVEITGEAYFEIAKDALRPFKVQLNQMEVEVLGTHFNINSYTDEETVRTTLLEGRVKVTAASESKFLQPGQQAQLKPSGNMKIVNDANLEETVAWKDGNFQFENSDIKSVMRQLSRWYDVEISYQGNISTHFIGGISRNVKLSQVLSMLQQTGEVRFIIEGKKIIVMP; encoded by the coding sequence ATGACTGATAACAAGGAGAATCTCTCCGATCTTATACATAAATACCTGGATAACCGGTTAACCTCTGCTGAGTATGCAGAGCTGTGGCGGTTATTGAACGAACAACCTGATGAAACACAATTGAATGAAGAACTGAAGCAGCTTTGGCTGTCTGTAAAAACAGATGCACCATTGATTGCTGCTGCCGACTGGGATCAGAAAATACAGGAAGCGAAACAAAAACTTTCAGCAACTTTTGAAACAGACGAACAACCTGTCATCGGTCGTTTTGCACGTTTCCGTTGGGTAGCTGCCGCAGCAATTCTTTTACTGATTCTTTCTTCTGTGTTTCTTTTAACGAATCAAAAAGAGAAGAATACAACCGTTGCAAAAAATACACAACCACAACTTCATCAAGATCATTTACCCGGTGGCGACAGGGCTGTATTAACCCTGGCCGATGGAAGTTCTATTGTTCTCGATAGTGCCGGCAATGGTATGCTTGCACAGCAGGGAACAACAGAGATCATCAAGAAAGAAGATGGACAACTGTTGTACAACAGCCAGGATAATGCAACCGAAGAAATTGCATATAATTTATTACAAACACCCCGTGGAGGACAGTATAAAATTACTTTACCCGATGGAAGCAAAGTATGGCTCAATGCAGCTTCATCCTTAAAGTATCCTGTTGTGTTCAGCGGTAAAGAACGCCGTGTGGAAATAACCGGTGAAGCTTATTTTGAAATTGCCAAAGACGCATTACGGCCATTCAAAGTACAATTGAATCAAATGGAAGTAGAAGTGCTCGGTACACATTTCAACATCAACAGTTATACCGATGAAGAAACTGTACGCACCACCTTGCTGGAAGGAAGAGTAAAAGTAACTGCAGCAAGTGAAAGCAAATTTTTACAACCCGGCCAACAGGCACAACTGAAACCATCGGGTAACATGAAGATCGTTAATGATGCAAATCTGGAAGAAACGGTAGCTTGGAAGGATGGAAATTTTCAGTTTGAGAACAGTGATATTAAATCGGTGATGAGACAACTGTCCCGTTGGTACGATGTGGAGATAAGTTACCAAGGCAACATCAGCACGCATTTTATTGGTGGCATTTCCCGTAATGTAAAGCTGTCGCAGGTGCTTTCAATGCTGCAGCAAACAGGCGAAGTGCGATTTATCATTGAAGGCAAAAAAATAATTGTTATGCCATAA
- a CDS encoding TonB-dependent receptor: MKLIAVFLFVASMQVFAEAHSQTVTLSVKNAPFQKVLKEIRKQTGYNYICTVEMMKLVGNVSVEAKNVPLQEAIDECLQKSPLTYTIVENTIVIKRKVTAAPTANVTKESPPADITVKGKVTDESGTPLPGASVNIKGTGKGVNTDANGEFTISVPDNSSMILVISFVGMEAKEVSVKGMTSVQVTLSKQEIQQQEIVVVGYGTQKKATVTGAIAQVGAKVLQSAPVPNTSQLLVGRMPGLLSKTASGLPGEDNASLQIRGYGNALVIVDGLPTPFNRIDPNDIESVSILKDASAAIYGARAGNGVILVTTKRGKTGAPQITYTGTYTYQMPSAFQNTVNAGDWAELRREAALNYGLSPGEFTEEVVQKYKAGTEANFKSYNWRDAIFRTGAPMLQQSITVSGGTPALKYFGSLGMTDQQSVFTSGDYFYKRYNTRLNVDATIAKNLSLRFDMQYRFGQDQQVGSIEDVMVDFSTAQPRYNPYLPDLTRNAYTGFQGRNPLLRIDAERRGYNRTSSNFFNGQVGLNYKLPFVPGLSVGADLLVSQSADYTKVFNVPAEVYDYDYETQVYTYMANMGNFISLRETNARYFQIYPMLKVNYDREFGNHRISAMGIAEQLKNGGNSLMAFRRDLLSPSIQQLFSGGQDFQDNTGTQSQMSRVAYIGKLNYDYEGKYLAEFILRADASANFPKNSRWGYFPGVSVGWVFSKENFMDNASSWLSNGKLRLSYGQSGNDGTSQFSYLTGYDIDAGGYIMGNTFYKTISTTGLPNPDITWESITNYNAGIDLTLWKGKLVFEGNVFYRLRDGILASQQRAVPSTFGATLPPVNLNKQSNRGFELMIDYRPKISGVQLSIMPTFTLTQNKWEYRDETAYTDPDQIRIYQLTGKSANLSWGYKSDGIFMSQGEIDKLAFNQDGVGNTTLRPGDIRYVDLNSDGILDWRDQDVIGKGTFPEVVYSLVVGATYKGLSLEMLWQGSTGFNFYVTGASASMFSNESIPYDYHYTYRWQPDPANPTQNINPKAQLPAASLGLNPNNIKRSDFWMKDATFIRLRNVNLSYSFSGNWVKKVGIKNLQVFTSATNLLTFSKLGFYKNTFDPDANLSGEGRNYPIHKNIAGGLRLTF; encoded by the coding sequence ATGAAACTTATTGCTGTTTTTCTCTTCGTGGCCAGTATGCAGGTGTTTGCAGAAGCCCACTCACAAACTGTAACGCTTTCAGTAAAGAATGCGCCCTTCCAGAAAGTATTGAAAGAAATCAGAAAGCAAACAGGCTATAATTACATATGCACTGTTGAAATGATGAAGTTGGTGGGCAATGTAAGCGTTGAAGCTAAAAATGTTCCGCTGCAGGAAGCCATTGACGAATGCTTGCAGAAATCGCCGCTTACGTATACCATTGTAGAAAATACAATAGTAATCAAACGTAAGGTGACAGCAGCACCAACTGCAAATGTTACAAAGGAATCGCCACCAGCTGACATTACTGTAAAAGGAAAAGTAACAGATGAAAGCGGAACACCACTGCCGGGTGCATCTGTAAATATCAAAGGAACCGGCAAAGGAGTTAATACCGATGCCAACGGAGAGTTTACAATCAGTGTACCGGATAACTCATCAATGATACTGGTCATTTCTTTTGTGGGCATGGAAGCAAAAGAAGTTAGTGTAAAAGGAATGACAAGCGTGCAGGTTACCTTAAGCAAACAGGAAATTCAGCAGCAGGAAATTGTAGTTGTAGGTTACGGTACGCAAAAGAAAGCAACTGTTACCGGAGCCATTGCACAGGTAGGTGCAAAAGTATTACAGTCGGCACCTGTTCCTAATACTTCTCAGTTACTCGTAGGCAGAATGCCGGGGCTTCTTTCCAAAACAGCAAGTGGTTTACCTGGTGAAGATAATGCCAGTCTGCAGATCAGAGGTTATGGAAATGCACTGGTAATTGTGGATGGTTTGCCAACTCCTTTTAACCGTATCGATCCGAATGATATTGAATCTGTTTCAATATTGAAAGATGCATCTGCCGCCATTTATGGTGCAAGAGCAGGTAACGGTGTAATACTTGTTACAACCAAACGTGGTAAAACAGGTGCTCCACAAATTACGTACACGGGTACTTACACGTATCAAATGCCCTCTGCTTTTCAGAATACAGTAAACGCAGGCGACTGGGCTGAGTTACGCAGAGAAGCTGCACTCAACTATGGTTTGAGTCCCGGCGAATTTACCGAGGAAGTTGTACAGAAGTACAAAGCAGGTACTGAAGCAAACTTCAAATCATATAACTGGCGTGATGCAATATTTCGTACCGGTGCACCCATGTTGCAACAGAGTATTACTGTAAGCGGTGGAACTCCTGCTTTAAAATACTTTGGTTCGCTGGGTATGACCGATCAGCAAAGTGTTTTCACCTCAGGAGATTATTTTTATAAACGCTACAATACAAGATTAAACGTAGATGCAACGATTGCAAAGAATTTGAGTTTGCGTTTTGATATGCAATATCGTTTTGGTCAGGATCAGCAGGTAGGTTCAATTGAAGATGTAATGGTAGATTTTAGCACAGCACAACCACGTTACAATCCCTACCTGCCTGACCTGACCAGAAATGCATATACAGGTTTTCAAGGCCGCAACCCGTTACTGCGTATAGATGCAGAACGTAGAGGATACAACCGAACCAGTTCTAATTTCTTTAATGGCCAGGTAGGGCTTAATTATAAATTACCTTTTGTACCCGGCTTAAGTGTTGGTGCCGATTTATTGGTAAGTCAATCTGCAGATTATACCAAAGTATTTAACGTACCTGCAGAAGTATACGATTATGATTATGAAACACAGGTGTATACCTACATGGCCAACATGGGCAATTTCATTTCACTCAGAGAAACCAATGCCCGTTATTTCCAGATTTATCCAATGCTGAAAGTGAATTACGATCGTGAATTTGGTAACCATCGCATCAGCGCAATGGGTATTGCCGAACAACTTAAAAACGGAGGTAATTCATTAATGGCTTTTCGTCGTGATTTGCTGTCACCATCCATACAGCAACTGTTTTCCGGTGGCCAGGACTTCCAGGATAATACCGGAACACAAAGTCAAATGTCAAGAGTAGCATACATCGGTAAATTAAATTACGATTACGAAGGCAAGTACCTGGCAGAATTTATTTTAAGAGCTGATGCCAGTGCAAATTTTCCTAAGAACTCAAGATGGGGTTATTTCCCGGGCGTATCAGTTGGCTGGGTATTCTCGAAGGAAAATTTCATGGATAATGCATCATCATGGCTTTCGAATGGTAAACTCAGACTTTCCTATGGACAGTCGGGTAACGATGGTACAAGCCAGTTCAGTTATCTTACCGGGTATGATATTGATGCAGGTGGTTACATCATGGGAAATACGTTTTACAAAACCATCAGTACCACAGGTCTTCCAAATCCCGATATTACATGGGAAAGTATAACTAACTATAACGCCGGTATTGATTTAACACTGTGGAAAGGCAAGTTGGTATTTGAAGGAAACGTGTTTTACAGATTAAGAGATGGAATCCTTGCTTCGCAACAAAGGGCAGTGCCTTCAACATTTGGCGCAACCTTACCTCCGGTAAATCTGAACAAACAAAGTAACAGAGGCTTTGAACTGATGATTGATTACCGCCCAAAGATCAGCGGTGTACAACTTTCAATCATGCCTACGTTTACACTCACACAAAACAAGTGGGAGTACAGAGATGAAACAGCTTATACCGACCCTGATCAAATCAGAATTTATCAACTGACAGGTAAATCAGCTAACCTTTCATGGGGCTATAAGTCGGATGGTATTTTTATGTCGCAAGGAGAAATTGATAAACTTGCATTTAACCAGGATGGAGTAGGTAATACAACATTGCGTCCCGGCGATATCCGTTATGTTGATTTGAATAGTGATGGTATTCTCGATTGGCGTGATCAGGATGTGATTGGTAAAGGAACCTTTCCGGAAGTAGTATACAGTTTAGTGGTGGGCGCTACTTACAAAGGCCTGTCGCTGGAAATGTTATGGCAAGGGTCAACAGGTTTTAATTTTTATGTAACCGGTGCATCGGCATCCATGTTTTCAAACGAATCAATTCCTTACGATTATCATTATACATATCGTTGGCAGCCCGATCCTGCAAATCCAACGCAGAACATCAATCCAAAGGCACAATTGCCTGCAGCTTCATTGGGCTTAAACCCCAATAACATTAAGCGTTCGGATTTCTGGATGAAAGATGCAACATTCATTCGTTTGCGGAATGTCAATTTATCGTACAGCTTCAGTGGAAATTGGGTAAAAAAGGTAGGGATAAAAAATCTGCAGGTATTTACATCTGCTACAAACCTCCTTACGTTCAGCAAGCTTGGATTTTACAAGAACACATTTGATCCTGATGCGAACTTAAGTGGTGAAGGACGTAACTATCCGATTCATAAAAATATTGCAGGAGGATTGCGATTAACATTTTAA
- a CDS encoding GNAT family N-acetyltransferase, whose protein sequence is MISYSTSTTKQELEGILKLQQLNLAQGLMPDEIQSQGFVTVKHTYDVLKKMNDLEKHVIAKDDEKVIGYVLAMTKESRFDISVLIPMFDVFDQIIYKEKIISDLKYIIVGQVCVDKAYRGQGIFDNCYAAYKEFYSSKYDLVLTEIASSNTRSLQAHKRIGFREIHSYIDPAHTEWIVVVWDWRNDQ, encoded by the coding sequence ATGATCAGTTATTCCACTTCAACTACAAAACAAGAACTTGAAGGAATATTAAAACTTCAGCAATTAAACTTAGCACAAGGATTAATGCCAGATGAAATACAAAGCCAGGGTTTTGTAACGGTGAAACATACGTATGATGTGCTGAAGAAAATGAATGACCTGGAGAAACATGTCATTGCAAAAGATGATGAAAAGGTTATTGGCTATGTATTGGCTATGACCAAAGAATCAAGATTTGATATTTCTGTTTTGATCCCGATGTTTGATGTGTTTGATCAGATCATTTACAAAGAGAAGATCATTTCTGATCTTAAGTATATTATTGTTGGCCAGGTTTGCGTTGATAAAGCCTATCGTGGGCAAGGAATTTTCGATAACTGCTATGCTGCTTACAAAGAATTTTACAGCAGCAAGTATGATCTTGTGCTCACTGAAATCGCAAGCAGTAATACACGTTCGCTACAAGCACATAAGAGAATCGGTTTCCGGGAAATACATTCATACATAGATCCTGCTCACACCGAATGGATCGTTGTAGTTTGGGACTGGAGAAATGATCAATAA